A region of the Candidatus Cloacimonadota bacterium genome:
CCGAAAGCGTGGTCCAACTCGCCCAAGGCATCGCTGGCTTCGATGAAAGCCCCGGCCGCGCGGGAAAATTCCGCCGCGTCCTCAGTTTGATAGTACAAGTCCTGCAATTCTTCGATCGTGATCGCCGCCGCCTGCAGGGCAAACAGCAGTGCCAGCGAGATCAGCAACAGCTTGCGAAAATCCATTTCATCCTCCCGAATGACTTTGAGGTCTTTCGTTCCAGACGCCGCCGCGGGCAGAGAAATGTCAAGCGAAATTTGCGCTGAGGCAACCCTCAGAAGATGTTATTGTCATCTCCGGGTCCCCTCCGGCTCAGATTCCCGGCAGGGCAGGAGCAGCCCTGCCCGCAAGGCTATGGCCTGATCCTGAAAAAGGTTCCCCTCTCCATCTCAACGCTTTCTATCTCGTGAGCTTCCAGGAGGGCGCTGAGATATTTGTTGAGTTCGTTCCTGTGCAGGCCCAGGATCTGGCAGAGGTCGGTGTCTGTGGAGGGCCGGCGTTTTATGGTTTCCAAGATCTGGGTCTGGATGTCGGTGTTGAAGCTTTGGATCTTCTTACGAGAGTGGGGATTGGCCACGATCTCCACCTTCAGGGGGGCCAGAGATGCGGCGATCTCACGCAATCTGGCCCGGGGCAGGGCTCGCACCCAGCTTTCCGTGCCCGGCCGGTCCAGGGTGTTCAGTTGCACTATGTCCGGGCCCAGGCCCAGAAGCGTTTCCCGCAGCAACCTGAGTTCGCTTTCTGCCTCGTTAAGACCCTCCACCATGAACACTTCCAGGTAGATCTTGCCCATAAATTCCTGCCTCAGCGCTTTCAGGCCGGCAATGACCCTGGCATTGTCCAGATCGTGATGGGGCCGGTTCAGCTTCTGAAACACACTTTGGGACACAGCGTCCAGGTCCGGCAGGATCACATCCGCCCGCAAAACCTCCCGGCGCAGCGATCCATCCCAGAACAGCGTGCCGTTGGTGAGCAGGGCCACTTTGTAGCGGGGATGATTGTCCTTGATATGGTTTATGACCTTGCCCAAACCGCTGTTCAAAGTGGGCTCTCCCTGCCCGGAAAAGGTGATGAAATCAAGCTCCGGATCCTGCTTCAGATATTCGTCCAATTCAGCTATCACGGCGTCGATGGGCACATATTCCTTGCGCTTGAGGGTCAGCAAGGTGGTCCTTCCCACCTCGCAATAGACGCAATTCAGGGTGCAAACCTTCTGCGGGACCAGGTCCACGCCCAG
Encoded here:
- a CDS encoding radical SAM protein translates to MKYLFGPVPSRRLGISLGVDLVPQKVCTLNCVYCEVGRTTLLTLKRKEYVPIDAVIAELDEYLKQDPELDFITFSGQGEPTLNSGLGKVINHIKDNHPRYKVALLTNGTLFWDGSLRREVLRADVILPDLDAVSQSVFQKLNRPHHDLDNARVIAGLKALRQEFMGKIYLEVFMVEGLNEAESELRLLRETLLGLGPDIVQLNTLDRPGTESWVRALPRARLREIAASLAPLKVEIVANPHSRKKIQSFNTDIQTQILETIKRRPSTDTDLCQILGLHRNELNKYLSALLEAHEIESVEMERGTFFRIRP